A genomic stretch from Natronomonas gomsonensis includes:
- a CDS encoding NAD(P)-dependent oxidoreductase: MLERPVSETSIGFVGLGTMGMPMAKNAIKAGFDVTGFDLREEILAAFVEAGGDRTDSLAALATECAIVSVIVQDDDQVKNVVAGPDGVFDHCGDETLVLIHSTIHPETPEQLAETAPGNVTVLDAPVSGTRTRAESADLAFMVGGDEQALDYVRPYLDSMGANVHAMGDVGSGEVAKIANNLVGISNMMTTAEGVALGTEWGLDQKDLLAVMAESSADSFVLENWEWLTDGWDDVQPGGWDGVAHICQKDLLLALDLAESVDLPVPGTAVASQEVPAFFRGLTDEG, translated from the coding sequence ATGTTGGAGAGACCCGTATCGGAGACCAGTATCGGCTTCGTCGGCCTCGGGACTATGGGGATGCCCATGGCAAAAAATGCGATCAAGGCGGGATTTGACGTCACCGGATTCGACCTCCGTGAAGAGATACTGGCGGCATTCGTTGAGGCGGGCGGTGACCGTACAGACAGCCTTGCCGCTCTGGCAACCGAATGCGCCATCGTCTCGGTCATCGTTCAGGACGACGATCAAGTCAAGAACGTCGTCGCCGGGCCCGATGGTGTCTTCGATCACTGTGGCGATGAGACGCTTGTATTGATACACAGCACCATTCACCCCGAGACGCCCGAACAACTGGCAGAGACGGCGCCCGGGAACGTGACCGTCCTCGACGCCCCGGTCAGTGGTACGCGTACCCGTGCTGAGTCGGCTGACCTCGCGTTTATGGTTGGCGGTGACGAGCAGGCACTCGATTATGTTCGTCCATATCTCGATTCGATGGGGGCAAATGTGCACGCGATGGGCGACGTCGGTAGCGGCGAGGTGGCAAAAATCGCGAACAATCTCGTGGGGATCTCCAACATGATGACGACTGCCGAGGGGGTCGCCCTTGGTACGGAGTGGGGGCTCGATCAAAAGGACCTTCTGGCGGTGATGGCTGAGAGTTCGGCCGACAGTTTCGTACTGGAGAACTGGGAATGGCTCACGGACGGATGGGATGACGTCCAGCCGGGTGGTTGGGATGGGGTCGCCCACATCTGTCAGAAGGATCTCTTGCTCGCGCTTGATCTTGCTGAGTCGGTCGACCTTCCCGTCCCCGGTACCGCTGTCGCCTCACAGGAGGTCCCAGCGTTCTTCCGCGGGCTGACGGACGAGGGGTGA